One part of the Haliotis asinina isolate JCU_RB_2024 chromosome 2, JCU_Hal_asi_v2, whole genome shotgun sequence genome encodes these proteins:
- the LOC137273549 gene encoding leucine-rich repeat and immunoglobulin-like domain-containing nogo receptor-interacting protein 1-B, giving the protein MTLRLLLLLLAVSLCSAQCPTGCSCSGTSITCTGLTSFPTLAFPDVTTLRLNNINSNIPPNAFAAMPRLQSISIYNGNISSIARCAFSGIPTKSISISRVRIGNIASGAFQNLQNVARTITITYGQIGLISSHAFYRLSNLATLSIQRNNITTIQGYAFSRISRSRTFYFYYNNVTNLNGYAFASLNRTSFSSTSNFYRGSIMNVGCKALEGLKTVSSLTLRCDCDMVPLIQGSVFLGFVHCFSPSQLHDVISGSGNNCTVPSIPEPNSCTA; this is encoded by the exons ATG ACTCTCCGCCTTCTACTGCTGTTGCTGGCTGTCAGTCTTTGTTCAGCCCAGTGCCCGACCGGATGTTCCTGTAGCGGGACAAGCATCACCTGCACCGGCCTCACCTCCTTTCCCACCCTCGCCTTCCCCGACGTCACAACTCTCCGTCtcaacaacatcaacagcaaTATACCCCCGAACGCCTTCGCAGCAATGCCCAGGTTGCAGTCCATCTCAATCTACAATGGCAATATCAGTTCCATTGCCAGATGTGCCTTCAGCGGAATTCCCACGAAGTCAATTTCAATCTCCAGAGTTCGCATCGGTAACATCGCATCTGGTGCCTTCCAAAACCTGCAAAATGTTGCTAGaacaatcacaatcacataCGGGCAGATTGGTTTGATCTCATCCCACGCTTTCTACAGACTGTCAAACCTTGCGACCCTCAGCATTCAACGCaacaacatcaccaccatccaAGGGTACGCCTTCAGCAGGATATCTAGAAGCAGGACCTTCTATTTCTACTACAACAACGTCACCAACCTCAACGGCTACGCTTTCGCCTCACTGAATAGAACGTCTTTCTCCTCAACCTCCAACTTTTATCGGGGATCCATCATGAACGTGGGCTGCAAGGCGCTGGAAGGGCTGAAGACTGTGTCCTCTCTCACGCTCAGGTGTGACTGTGACATGGTGCCTCTCATCCAAGGTTCTGTCTTTCTCGGCTTCGTCCACTGCTTCAGCCCGTCACAACtacatgacgtcatttccggtAGCGGGAACAACTGCACAGTGCCATCTATTCCAGAGCCAAATTCTTGTACAGCTTGA